One genomic region from Thermoleptolyngbya sichuanensis A183 encodes:
- a CDS encoding sensor histidine kinase produces MSPAVKNFVRPVSLRVKLLVGFSVVFSLVFAGAFYWFYSYTTEKVVARLRADMRSTLIGALSGVNPDDLLGLYAEGERNAEGFSDDPRYLSQLAWFETVQNIEPRVWLYSYIIGNADTNRRVGLPAVGPGEREIIYLVDLWALNDPTKAAKFLESDHVGLLARRIELQGGIQESDKIYTDRWGTWISAAAPVKSQQNDVIVVVGLDIDAQYVRLLQQAIRNRMLFAFIITYAVFFVLIYMLSGILTRQLASLTQSAQQIASGDYSLDLSFAEKNPFPDEMTTLAEVFKSMVNSIRIREQMIREGKRTEDEIRLALKEERELSELKSRFVSMVSHELRTPLTVLRTSLELLERYGHVAPEEKREKYFQRSRAAITTMNQLIEDVLVSAKAEAGRLEFSPSWIDLKLFCHDVVEEMRMSIGASHKIVLNCYGSCELVYLDPKLLRSILSNLISNAVKYSLAGGVVEFDLSCFDQVATFEIRDYGIGIPDEDQPRLFRLFHRASNVNAIRGTGLGLAIVYQCVLQHQGEIYFTSCEGVGTSFVVKLPLTLGSRTEHLSPESV; encoded by the coding sequence ATGTCTCCGGCAGTTAAAAACTTCGTCAGACCAGTGAGCCTGCGCGTAAAGCTACTGGTGGGTTTTAGCGTGGTGTTTAGCCTGGTGTTTGCTGGAGCCTTCTACTGGTTCTATTCCTACACAACCGAAAAGGTCGTTGCTCGCCTGCGGGCCGACATGCGCTCTACGCTCATCGGGGCCCTATCGGGCGTAAACCCAGATGACTTGCTGGGCCTCTACGCCGAGGGAGAGCGCAATGCTGAGGGCTTTTCGGACGACCCCCGCTACCTAAGCCAGCTTGCCTGGTTTGAGACAGTTCAAAATATCGAGCCGAGGGTCTGGCTCTACTCTTACATTATTGGCAATGCCGACACCAATCGCCGCGTTGGCCTACCCGCCGTTGGCCCTGGCGAGAGAGAAATTATTTATCTGGTAGACCTCTGGGCGCTGAATGACCCCACCAAGGCAGCCAAGTTTCTAGAATCTGACCACGTAGGGCTACTGGCTCGGCGTATCGAGCTGCAAGGCGGCATTCAGGAAAGCGACAAAATCTACACCGACCGATGGGGCACCTGGATTTCTGCTGCTGCCCCGGTCAAGAGCCAGCAGAACGACGTGATTGTCGTTGTAGGGCTAGATATCGACGCTCAATACGTCCGGCTGCTGCAACAGGCCATTCGCAACCGCATGTTATTTGCCTTTATCATCACCTATGCAGTCTTTTTTGTGCTGATTTACATGCTGTCGGGCATATTGACTCGGCAACTGGCTAGCCTGACCCAGTCTGCCCAGCAAATTGCCAGCGGCGACTATAGCCTAGACCTGTCCTTTGCCGAAAAAAATCCTTTTCCCGATGAGATGACGACGCTGGCGGAAGTGTTCAAAAGCATGGTGAACAGCATCCGCATCCGCGAACAGATGATTCGGGAAGGCAAGCGCACCGAAGATGAAATTCGACTGGCGCTCAAAGAAGAGCGAGAGCTGAGTGAGCTAAAGTCGCGATTTGTGTCGATGGTGTCGCACGAACTGCGAACGCCCCTCACCGTCTTACGTACGTCGCTGGAACTGCTGGAACGATACGGGCATGTTGCGCCTGAGGAAAAGCGCGAGAAATATTTCCAGCGGAGCCGTGCCGCCATTACCACAATGAATCAACTGATTGAGGATGTGTTGGTTAGCGCCAAGGCGGAGGCCGGTCGGCTGGAGTTTAGCCCCAGTTGGATCGATCTGAAGTTGTTTTGTCACGATGTCGTGGAAGAGATGCGGATGAGCATTGGCGCATCCCATAAGATCGTGCTGAATTGCTACGGCTCCTGCGAACTGGTGTATCTCGATCCCAAGCTCCTCAGATCCATTCTGAGCAATTTGATCTCCAACGCGGTGAAATATTCCCTGGCGGGCGGAGTGGTGGAATTTGACCTGTCCTGTTTTGATCAGGTGGCGACGTTTGAAATTCGTGACTATGGCATTGGCATCCCAGATGAAGATCAGCCCCGCTTGTTTCGGCTGTTTCACCGGGCCAGCAATGTGAACGCCATTCGCGGCACGGGTCTGGGGCTGGCGATTGTGTATCAATGTGTGTTGCAGCACCAGGGCGAAATCTACTTTACCAGTTGCGAGGGCGTGGGCACGTCGTTTGTGGTGAAGCTGCCGTTGACGCTGGGCAGCCGCACCGAGCACCTGTCGCCGGAGTCGGTATAG
- a CDS encoding creatininase family protein — protein sequence MHSYIPPDRFFPYLTWTDIQQMPHPEQAVILQPIGAIEQHGPHLPLVVDAAIATAVVGKALSQLSPSIPAYALPTLYYGKSNEHWHFPGTITLSAQTLIAVLTEVGESVYRAGFRKWAIVNAHGGQPQVIEIVARDLHQKYGDFWVFPLFVWRVPNVAPDLLTPKELEYGIHAGDAETSLLLSLLPDQVQLDRAVPEYPANLPQNSLLSMEGDLPFSWVTRDLSQSGTLGDPTAATREKGDRILESLVQSWTRVIEDLYQFQPPRA from the coding sequence ATGCATAGCTACATTCCGCCAGACCGCTTTTTCCCATACCTCACCTGGACAGATATTCAGCAAATGCCCCATCCAGAGCAAGCGGTGATTTTGCAGCCAATTGGGGCGATCGAGCAGCACGGACCGCATTTGCCGCTAGTGGTGGATGCAGCGATCGCCACTGCCGTTGTGGGCAAGGCGCTTTCGCAACTGTCGCCCAGCATTCCAGCCTATGCACTGCCGACTCTCTATTATGGCAAGTCTAACGAACACTGGCACTTTCCGGGCACGATCACCCTCAGCGCCCAAACGCTGATTGCCGTGCTGACGGAGGTCGGCGAGAGTGTGTATCGGGCAGGCTTCCGTAAATGGGCGATCGTCAATGCCCACGGCGGGCAGCCCCAGGTCATCGAGATCGTGGCGCGGGATCTACACCAGAAGTATGGCGACTTTTGGGTGTTTCCCCTGTTTGTCTGGCGGGTGCCTAATGTTGCGCCCGACCTGCTCACGCCCAAGGAGTTGGAATACGGCATTCACGCGGGCGATGCCGAAACCAGCCTGCTGCTGTCGCTGTTGCCTGACCAGGTGCAGCTTGACCGGGCGGTGCCGGAATACCCTGCCAATTTACCCCAAAACAGCCTGCTGAGCATGGAGGGCGACCTCCCCTTTTCTTGGGTCACTCGCGACCTCAGCCAGAGCGGTACCCTCGGCGACCCCACCGCTGCGACGCGGGAAAAGGGCGATCGCATCCTGGAATCTCTGGTGCAAAGTTGGACACGGGTCATTGAGGATTTGTACCAGTTTCAGCCGCCGCGGGCGTGA
- a CDS encoding TIGR04168 family protein, translated as MTEEGQGSASGMPETLTIAVVGDVHDQWDAQDERALRRLGVDLVLLVGDFGNEAVGIVRAIAAMSIPKAVILGNHDAWYTATDWGRSKCPYDPKVEDRVQQQLDLLGETHVGYGYLDFPGLGLSVVGGRPFSWGGSQWKNEDFYASRYGVRSFQESTERIVAAAQAAAHDTILFIGHCGPLGLGSAPEDPCGKDWKPIGGDHGDPDLAAAIAHTRTLGKSVPLVAFGHMHHSLRHTKTQLRRPLHVDPAGTVYLNAACVPRIVSTEEDCLRNFSLVTLRRGEVFQTSLVWLNQDCAIHSKQVFYQQNAPAIEEREESEAIA; from the coding sequence ATGACAGAGGAAGGGCAGGGGAGCGCATCGGGAATGCCTGAGACGCTCACGATCGCCGTGGTGGGAGATGTGCATGACCAGTGGGACGCGCAGGACGAGCGGGCGCTGCGGCGGCTGGGGGTGGATCTGGTGCTGCTGGTGGGGGATTTTGGCAACGAGGCGGTGGGCATTGTGCGGGCGATCGCCGCGATGTCGATTCCCAAAGCCGTCATCCTCGGCAACCACGATGCCTGGTACACCGCCACCGACTGGGGCCGCAGCAAGTGCCCCTACGATCCTAAGGTAGAAGACCGCGTGCAGCAGCAGCTAGACCTGCTGGGCGAAACCCATGTGGGCTACGGCTATTTGGACTTTCCTGGGCTGGGGCTATCGGTCGTCGGCGGGCGACCCTTTAGCTGGGGCGGTTCCCAGTGGAAAAATGAAGATTTCTATGCCAGCCGCTACGGGGTTCGCAGTTTCCAGGAATCTACCGAGCGCATTGTTGCTGCGGCGCAGGCTGCGGCCCATGACACCATTCTGTTCATTGGTCACTGTGGCCCTCTGGGATTGGGCAGCGCCCCAGAAGATCCCTGCGGCAAAGACTGGAAACCCATCGGCGGCGACCACGGTGATCCGGATCTGGCAGCGGCGATCGCCCACACCCGCACCCTCGGCAAGTCCGTTCCCTTGGTCGCCTTTGGGCACATGCACCACTCCCTGCGCCACACCAAAACCCAGCTTCGCCGCCCGCTGCATGTTGACCCGGCTGGCACGGTCTACCTGAATGCCGCCTGCGTGCCCCGGATCGTGTCTACAGAAGAGGATTGCCTGCGAAACTTTTCGCTGGTTACGCTGCGGCGCGGCGAAGTCTTCCAGACCTCGCTAGTTTGGCTCAATCAGGACTGCGCGATTCATTCTAAGCAGGTGTTTTATCAGCAAAACGCCCCTGCCATTGAAGAACGAGAAGAATCGGAGGCGATCGCCTGA
- a CDS encoding PBP1A family penicillin-binding protein, whose amino-acid sequence MTQSPPPTPPKTLLTTITRAVQQARVNFSRLKLKPNARVPELWVQDPESGSPNPETYPLLGDRYLLGRSSRSCDIVVRNPVVSQMHLSLTRDSRRGKYAFVLKDENSTNGIYRGKRRLTKIPLRHGDVFTLGPPDLAAAVRIQYVDPPPVYVKAARYGMYGFTGLTALTALWIGLEWQKFSVRPLPASVQGPVMVMARDGVTPLTPTRARAHTTGDRLSDFSRYLPDALIASEDSRYYWHLGIDPIGILRALVTNILGGGIREGGSTLTQQLARNIFRDYVGTSDSAGRKLREAVVALKLETFYSKDFLMLEYLNRVYLGNGTYGFEDASQYYFGKPAKELTLSEAATLVGILPAPNSFNPVQDYETAVQLRDRVINRMAAQGKISLEEAERARRSRIEINPETLEELRSSIAPYFTSYVFSELEELLGSQLAQEGNFVVESSLDPGYQREAERLLRSTVESVGAGSGFSQGALVTLDSRTGEVLALVGGVDFQESQFNRATQALRQPGSTFKAFAYTAALEQGISPYTAFSCEPMTWQGQSFRGCERTSSGSADMYTGMALSENVIALRVGREAGLNNIVETARRMGITSPLNPVPGLVLGQSEVTLLELTGAYAVLANQGVRNRPHAVQRILDSSDCTDPNDVQSCRVIYDASKTPQTNTAVLPADIARTMTDLLQGVVSNGTGRAAYLGLGEAGKTGTNNDNRDLWFVGYVPSRQITTGIWFGNDDNSPTGGSSGQAAQLWGDYMGRIIR is encoded by the coding sequence GTGACTCAATCGCCGCCGCCCACACCACCCAAGACCCTGCTCACGACGATTACGCGGGCAGTGCAGCAAGCTAGGGTGAATTTTTCTCGGCTGAAGCTGAAGCCCAATGCGCGAGTGCCGGAACTGTGGGTGCAAGACCCAGAGAGCGGCAGCCCTAATCCTGAGACCTATCCTCTGCTGGGCGATCGCTACCTGCTGGGGCGCAGTTCTCGTTCTTGCGACATAGTGGTGCGAAACCCGGTCGTCAGCCAGATGCACCTGTCCCTGACCCGCGACAGCCGCCGGGGCAAATATGCCTTCGTGCTGAAGGATGAAAACTCCACCAACGGCATCTATCGGGGCAAGCGACGGCTGACGAAGATACCCCTACGGCATGGCGATGTGTTTACGCTGGGGCCGCCAGATCTAGCCGCTGCGGTGCGGATTCAGTATGTCGATCCGCCGCCTGTCTATGTCAAAGCAGCCCGCTACGGCATGTATGGCTTTACAGGGCTAACGGCGCTGACGGCGCTGTGGATTGGGCTGGAGTGGCAGAAGTTTTCGGTGCGTCCATTGCCTGCCTCGGTGCAGGGGCCGGTCATGGTGATGGCTCGCGATGGGGTAACACCGCTCACGCCGACTCGCGCCCGCGCCCACACGACGGGCGATCGCCTCTCCGATTTTTCACGCTATCTGCCCGACGCGCTCATCGCTTCCGAAGATAGCCGCTATTACTGGCATCTGGGCATCGACCCAATCGGCATCCTGCGGGCCCTGGTCACCAACATCCTCGGCGGCGGCATCCGCGAAGGCGGCAGCACCCTCACCCAGCAGCTTGCCCGCAATATCTTTCGGGATTACGTCGGCACGTCCGATTCTGCCGGACGCAAGCTGCGGGAAGCTGTCGTCGCCCTCAAGCTGGAGACGTTCTACAGCAAAGACTTTTTGATGCTGGAATATCTCAACCGGGTCTATCTGGGCAACGGCACCTACGGCTTTGAAGATGCCTCACAGTATTACTTTGGTAAGCCCGCCAAGGAACTGACGCTTTCGGAAGCGGCGACGCTGGTAGGGATCTTGCCCGCGCCAAACAGCTTTAACCCAGTGCAGGACTACGAAACGGCGGTGCAATTGCGCGATCGCGTCATCAACCGCATGGCCGCCCAAGGCAAAATCAGCCTAGAAGAGGCAGAACGGGCCCGGCGATCGCGCATCGAAATCAACCCCGAAACCCTGGAAGAACTTCGCAGCAGTATCGCCCCCTACTTTACCAGCTATGTCTTCAGCGAGCTAGAGGAACTCCTCGGCAGCCAGTTGGCCCAGGAGGGCAACTTTGTGGTCGAAAGCAGCCTCGATCCGGGCTATCAGCGCGAAGCCGAACGGCTCCTCCGCAGCACGGTCGAATCCGTTGGCGCAGGCTCCGGCTTTTCCCAGGGCGCACTGGTTACGCTGGACAGCCGCACGGGCGAAGTGCTGGCGCTGGTGGGCGGTGTAGACTTTCAAGAGAGCCAGTTCAACCGAGCCACCCAGGCGCTACGACAGCCAGGGTCTACCTTCAAAGCCTTCGCCTATACCGCCGCCCTGGAGCAAGGCATTTCGCCCTACACCGCCTTTTCTTGCGAACCGATGACCTGGCAGGGGCAATCCTTTCGCGGCTGCGAACGCACCAGCAGCGGCAGTGCGGACATGTATACGGGCATGGCGCTGTCGGAAAATGTGATCGCGCTGCGGGTGGGGCGCGAGGCCGGACTGAATAACATCGTGGAGACGGCCCGCCGCATGGGCATCACCTCGCCGCTGAACCCTGTGCCTGGCCTGGTGCTGGGGCAGAGCGAAGTGACGCTCCTGGAGCTAACTGGGGCCTACGCTGTGCTGGCAAATCAGGGCGTTCGCAATCGCCCCCATGCGGTGCAGCGCATCCTCGACAGTAGCGATTGCACTGATCCCAACGATGTGCAAAGCTGCCGCGTGATTTACGATGCCAGCAAAACGCCCCAGACGAATACAGCCGTGCTGCCTGCCGACATTGCTCGCACCATGACCGACCTGCTGCAAGGCGTGGTGTCCAACGGCACGGGTCGTGCGGCCTATCTGGGACTGGGCGAAGCGGGGAAAACGGGCACAAACAACGACAACCGCGACCTCTGGTTTGTGGGCTATGTGCCCAGCCGCCAGATCACCACCGGAATTTGGTTTGGCAACGACGACAACTCGCCTACCGGGGGCAGCAGCGGTCAGGCCGCCCAGCTTTGGGGTGACTATATGGGGCGGATTATTCGATAG
- a CDS encoding Pepco domain-containing protein — protein MPLHADPDVIWVVTEAPASPNIQTDGQRGGWGNNPFGEPGFAGRTQRTPVSTDALEQNMSSFLSRMGRVLSRARQSATEVAGMELEEIVLSVEVSGEGQVNLLGTGGRLGTSGGITLTFRAKLSA, from the coding sequence ATGCCGCTCCACGCCGACCCCGATGTCATCTGGGTGGTCACAGAAGCGCCTGCCTCGCCTAATATCCAAACCGACGGGCAGCGCGGCGGCTGGGGCAACAATCCCTTTGGCGAACCTGGTTTTGCAGGACGCACTCAGCGCACGCCCGTTTCCACAGACGCGCTGGAGCAAAATATGTCGAGCTTCTTGTCGCGTATGGGGCGCGTGCTGAGTCGGGCCCGCCAGAGCGCAACAGAGGTGGCAGGCATGGAGCTAGAGGAAATTGTGCTGTCGGTGGAGGTGAGTGGCGAGGGCCAGGTGAACCTGCTGGGCACGGGTGGACGGCTGGGTACTAGCGGCGGCATCACGCTGACCTTTCGAGCAAAGCTCTCTGCCTGA
- the thiD gene encoding bifunctional hydroxymethylpyrimidine kinase/phosphomethylpyrimidine kinase has translation MSTVPDLSIPIALTIAGSDSGGGAGIQADLRTFAFHQVHGTSALTCITAQNTQGVTRVDALPPEAVVAQIAAVAGDIGVQAVKTGMLLNREIIAAVAQQAEELPLPNLVVDPVMVSRTGAQLIADEAIALLCTDLLPKARLTTPNRYEAQILADLEIHTLDDMKQAAERILQTHQPGAVLVKGGGMTGELRGVDVFADGTQLAVLQTQTVHTTDTHGTGCTLSAAIAANLALGRDLFSAVQHAKDYVTHALQHSLRIGHGQGPVGHFYSLLSSGR, from the coding sequence ATGTCTACAGTCCCCGATCTCTCCATCCCCATTGCCCTGACGATTGCTGGCTCAGACAGCGGGGGCGGCGCAGGAATTCAGGCTGATTTACGAACCTTCGCGTTCCACCAAGTCCACGGCACCAGCGCCTTGACCTGCATCACGGCCCAAAATACGCAGGGCGTGACGCGGGTGGACGCGCTGCCTCCGGAGGCTGTGGTCGCCCAAATTGCCGCAGTAGCGGGGGATATTGGTGTACAGGCTGTGAAAACGGGGATGCTGCTGAACCGCGAGATCATTGCCGCCGTAGCGCAGCAAGCCGAAGAGTTGCCATTGCCGAATCTGGTGGTCGATCCGGTGATGGTGTCTCGCACGGGGGCGCAGTTGATTGCCGACGAGGCGATCGCCCTTCTTTGCACCGACCTCTTGCCCAAAGCCCGCCTGACCACGCCCAACCGCTACGAAGCGCAAATTCTGGCCGACCTGGAAATTCACACGCTGGACGATATGAAGCAGGCCGCCGAGCGCATCTTGCAAACGCACCAGCCCGGTGCAGTGCTGGTCAAGGGCGGCGGCATGACGGGCGAGTTGCGCGGTGTGGATGTGTTTGCCGACGGGACGCAGTTGGCGGTGCTGCAAACCCAGACCGTCCACACCACCGACACCCACGGTACAGGCTGCACCCTATCGGCGGCGATCGCCGCAAATCTTGCCCTCGGTCGTGACCTGTTTTCTGCTGTGCAGCACGCAAAGGATTATGTCACCCATGCGCTCCAGCACTCCCTCCGCATCGGGCACGGGCAGGGGCCTGTCGGGCATTTTTACTCCCTGTTGTCGTCGGGTAGGTAA
- a CDS encoding MOSC domain-containing protein, producing the protein MTTVPHVSQIFIYPIKSLDGVGIQSAEVLRSGALKGDRQFALFDQAGQFVNGKRHAKIHALRAEFDLAANTVSFRNSDTALNGNISSSTFPLEPEQKDLEAWLSEYFGFPVYLRQNLEMGFPDDTQSPGPTIVSLATLEAIATWYPALTPALTVEEVRARFRTNLEIAGVPAFWEDRLFAQADQAVAFQIGSIRLLGVNPCQRCVVPTRNSKTGIADPGFQKIFVAKRQETLPAWAERSRFNHFYRLTVNTRLAEPHTGGAVFTGDLVSLG; encoded by the coding sequence ATGACGACAGTTCCCCACGTTTCGCAAATTTTCATCTATCCGATTAAGTCCCTGGATGGCGTGGGCATTCAGTCTGCGGAGGTGCTGAGGAGTGGCGCGTTGAAGGGCGATCGCCAGTTTGCCCTGTTCGACCAAGCAGGGCAGTTTGTGAACGGCAAGCGACACGCAAAAATACACGCTCTCCGGGCCGAGTTTGACCTTGCTGCGAACACGGTTTCGTTCCGAAACTCGGATACAGCATTGAACGGAAATATCTCGTCCAGCACCTTCCCGCTTGAACCAGAGCAGAAAGATCTAGAAGCATGGCTGAGTGAATACTTTGGCTTTCCGGTTTACCTCCGCCAAAACCTGGAGATGGGTTTTCCAGACGATACGCAGTCGCCGGGCCCAACGATTGTGAGTCTGGCCACGCTGGAGGCGATCGCCACTTGGTATCCCGCCTTAACCCCCGCCCTAACCGTAGAGGAAGTTCGCGCCCGCTTCCGCACCAATCTTGAAATTGCAGGTGTGCCCGCCTTTTGGGAAGATCGGCTCTTTGCCCAGGCCGATCAGGCTGTCGCGTTTCAGATTGGCAGCATCCGGCTGCTGGGGGTAAACCCGTGCCAGCGCTGCGTAGTGCCCACGCGCAACTCCAAAACAGGCATTGCCGATCCCGGCTTTCAAAAAATCTTTGTGGCAAAGCGGCAAGAAACGCTGCCAGCCTGGGCCGAGCGATCGCGCTTCAACCATTTCTATCGGCTGACTGTCAACACCCGACTTGCGGAGCCTCACACCGGGGGCGCTGTCTTCACTGGAGATCTGGTTTCACTCGGATAG
- a CDS encoding cellulase family glycosylhydrolase, producing the protein MARTDVLARGVNLANWFWYPDRANPNPYGKRDFALMRRMGITYVRIPIDFSVLYSDTAPNRLNPQALIRLNRAIAQAQAQKLGVVVDLHSTPLIDGSQNNYSASLENPQFRRMFTAFWRSLAAHLHKTTNPDLTFIQPMNEPVFRSDPKAWELIQQALFRSIREVAPQHTLIAVSAFWQNISTLVQLQPLPDPNVIYDFHFYEPFIFTHQGASWIGDAFESRLRNVPYPASPNTVQFLAQQVGDPVARAAILDYGQQQWDIHKLRSRIGEAAQWARQNGVTLICTEFGVYAANVSALDRTRWLRDTRTVLEEFGIGWASWGYVDSNFGFAEWQGNQPILDREIVRALSLRLPPRLAKTDVLLGTRLGNVLVGDFRSNRLDGRGGNDILNGIGDSTGRNSVDVLIGGTGRDRFWLGDATMAFYDDGKPDQPGLRDYALLKDFKPGEDTIQLHGNRSQYLLGASPIRRFRGTGIFLDTNGNGALDRQDELIAIVEGTQRLNLGASYFSYTGTG; encoded by the coding sequence ATGGCTCGCACTGACGTGCTGGCACGGGGAGTCAACCTGGCCAACTGGTTCTGGTATCCCGATCGAGCGAACCCCAATCCCTATGGCAAGCGCGACTTCGCCCTAATGAGGCGGATGGGTATCACCTACGTGCGGATTCCCATCGACTTTTCGGTGCTGTATAGCGACACCGCACCCAATCGGCTCAATCCTCAGGCTCTCATCCGGCTGAATCGGGCGATCGCCCAGGCGCAGGCGCAAAAGCTCGGCGTAGTGGTCGATTTGCACAGCACGCCGCTGATCGACGGCAGCCAGAATAATTACTCCGCCAGTTTAGAAAATCCGCAATTTCGGCGGATGTTTACGGCATTTTGGCGATCGCTCGCCGCCCATCTACACAAGACGACGAATCCTGACCTGACGTTCATCCAGCCGATGAACGAACCCGTCTTTCGCAGCGATCCCAAAGCCTGGGAGCTGATTCAGCAGGCCCTCTTTCGCAGCATCCGCGAGGTCGCCCCCCAGCACACGCTGATTGCCGTCAGCGCCTTCTGGCAAAATATCTCGACGCTGGTGCAGTTGCAGCCGCTGCCCGACCCAAACGTCATTTACGACTTCCACTTCTACGAGCCATTTATCTTCACGCATCAGGGTGCATCGTGGATTGGCGATGCCTTTGAGAGCAGACTGCGGAATGTCCCCTATCCCGCCAGCCCCAATACCGTGCAATTCCTAGCACAGCAGGTCGGCGACCCGGTAGCGCGGGCGGCGATTTTGGACTATGGGCAACAGCAGTGGGATATTCACAAACTGCGATCGCGCATTGGCGAAGCCGCGCAGTGGGCCCGGCAGAACGGCGTGACGCTGATTTGCACCGAGTTTGGCGTATACGCCGCCAACGTGTCTGCCCTGGATCGCACACGCTGGCTGCGAGACACGCGCACCGTGCTGGAGGAATTTGGCATCGGCTGGGCCTCCTGGGGCTACGTAGACAGCAACTTTGGCTTTGCGGAATGGCAGGGCAACCAGCCGATTCTCGATCGAGAAATCGTCAGAGCCTTGAGCTTGCGGCTGCCGCCTCGTCTGGCAAAAACCGACGTGCTGCTGGGCACTCGATTGGGCAACGTGCTGGTGGGCGACTTCCGCAGCAATCGACTGGACGGGCGCGGCGGCAACGATATCCTGAACGGCATAGGCGACAGCACCGGGCGCAACAGCGTAGACGTGCTGATTGGCGGAACCGGGCGCGATCGCTTTTGGCTAGGCGATGCCACGATGGCGTTTTATGACGACGGCAAGCCCGACCAGCCAGGACTGAGGGACTACGCCCTGCTCAAAGATTTCAAACCTGGCGAAGATACGATCCAACTCCACGGCAACCGTAGCCAATATCTGCTGGGCGCGTCGCCGATTCGCCGCTTTCGGGGCACGGGCATCTTTTTGGACACCAACGGCAACGGTGCGCTGGATCGCCAGGACGAGTTAATTGCTATTGTGGAGGGAACGCAACGGCTCAATTTGGGAGCCAGCTACTTCAGCTACACCGGAACAGGATGA
- a CDS encoding ABC transporter permease: MSQTVTPPQPNLERLRPNGGAAAIAPASSPLSDFLQETTALTKRLFIQLQRRPTTLIAGLIQPVMWLVLFGALFQNVPPGLFGGSANYGQFLGAGVMVFTAFGGALNAGLPVMFDREFGFLNRLLVAPLVSRFSIVAASAIFITTLSVLQTAVIIAMSAFLGAGFPGVGGLALVAAIILLLVVAVTAISLGLAFALPGHIELIAVIFVTNLPLLFASTALAPLSFMPRWLQWVASLNPLSYAIEPIRYVYNHADWSLGSVVMNAPFGDVTMGGALLVLAGFGVVALLGVRSLLSRSFA; encoded by the coding sequence ATGAGCCAGACTGTTACCCCGCCCCAGCCCAATCTGGAGAGGTTGCGCCCGAATGGAGGCGCAGCGGCGATCGCCCCTGCCTCTTCCCCGCTCAGCGACTTTCTTCAAGAAACGACCGCGTTGACCAAGCGGCTGTTTATCCAGCTCCAGCGCCGCCCCACAACGCTAATCGCCGGATTGATTCAGCCCGTCATGTGGCTGGTGCTATTTGGGGCGCTGTTTCAAAACGTGCCGCCGGGTCTGTTTGGCGGCAGCGCAAACTATGGGCAGTTCCTTGGTGCAGGCGTAATGGTGTTTACTGCCTTTGGGGGAGCGCTGAATGCGGGCTTGCCCGTCATGTTCGACCGGGAGTTTGGCTTTCTGAATCGGCTGCTGGTGGCTCCGTTGGTGTCGCGGTTTTCCATTGTGGCGGCCTCCGCCATCTTCATCACCACGCTGAGCGTACTGCAAACGGCAGTCATTATCGCCATGAGTGCGTTTCTGGGCGCGGGTTTCCCTGGTGTGGGCGGGCTGGCGCTGGTGGCGGCGATTATCCTGCTGCTGGTGGTGGCGGTGACGGCAATTAGCCTGGGGTTGGCCTTTGCGCTACCGGGGCATATTGAACTAATTGCTGTAATCTTTGTAACCAATCTGCCGCTGCTGTTTGCCAGCACGGCCCTCGCGCCGCTCAGCTTTATGCCGCGCTGGTTGCAGTGGGTGGCTTCGCTAAACCCGCTGAGCTACGCTATCGAACCCATTCGCTACGTGTATAACCACGCGGACTGGTCGCTGGGCAGCGTGGTGATGAATGCGCCGTTTGGCGATGTGACGATGGGCGGAGCGCTGCTAGTGCTGGCGGGCTTTGGCGTGGTGGCGTTGCTGGGCGTGCGATCGCTCCTCAGCCGCAGCTTTGCCTGA
- the rpmI gene encoding 50S ribosomal protein L35 encodes MPKLKTRKAAAKRFERTGSGKIRRRKAYRNHLLQHKTATRKRRLGQKADVHERDAENVELMLPYL; translated from the coding sequence ATGCCCAAGCTAAAAACTCGGAAAGCGGCTGCTAAGCGCTTTGAGCGCACTGGCAGCGGCAAGATCCGCCGCCGCAAGGCCTATCGCAATCACCTGTTGCAGCACAAGACCGCAACCCGCAAGCGCCGCCTAGGTCAAAAGGCCGACGTGCATGAGCGCGACGCAGAAAATGTGGAACTGATGCTGCCTTATCTCTAA